In uncultured Draconibacterium sp., one genomic interval encodes:
- a CDS encoding NAD-dependent protein deacylase, translating into MSSTKLTKSLVDKLWQASHLIRKSRYAVAFTGAGISVESGIPPFRGENGLWNTTHPIFLEIEYFQKKPLQSWKKIKEIFYDSLGDAEPNIAHIMLAKMEERSFVETVITQNIDHLHQKAGSKYVYELHGTYKQLICTECSSEYDMSFADLNYLPPTCFVCKGILKPDMVFFNEPIPAFAKKRSFEEAAKADVLLIIGTNAEVLPAAEIPVVAKNNGAKIIEINIKPSHFTDTVTDIFLEMKATEAMSELGRLLYL; encoded by the coding sequence ATGAGTTCTACTAAACTAACAAAATCACTGGTCGATAAACTCTGGCAGGCTTCACACCTTATCCGAAAATCGAGATATGCCGTGGCGTTTACCGGTGCAGGAATTTCTGTTGAAAGTGGAATCCCGCCGTTCCGGGGCGAAAATGGACTTTGGAACACTACCCACCCCATATTTCTCGAAATTGAATATTTTCAGAAAAAACCACTGCAATCGTGGAAAAAAATAAAGGAGATATTTTACGACAGTTTGGGTGATGCCGAACCTAATATTGCGCATATAATGCTGGCAAAAATGGAAGAGCGCAGTTTTGTTGAAACGGTTATCACACAAAACATCGATCACCTTCACCAAAAAGCCGGTAGTAAGTATGTTTACGAACTTCACGGCACATACAAACAGTTAATTTGTACCGAATGCAGCTCGGAATACGACATGAGTTTTGCCGACCTGAACTACCTCCCTCCCACTTGTTTTGTTTGCAAAGGCATTTTAAAACCCGATATGGTGTTTTTTAACGAACCCATTCCGGCTTTTGCAAAAAAACGTTCGTTCGAAGAAGCCGCCAAAGCCGATGTGCTGCTTATAATCGGTACAAATGCCGAAGTTTTACCGGCCGCAGAAATCCCGGTAGTAGCCAAAAATAACGGTGCAAAAATCATCGAAATAAATATTAAACCATCCCATTTTACAGATACAGTTACCGATATCTTCCTGGAAATGAAAGCCACCGAAGCCATGAGTGAGCTGGGCCGCTTATTGTATCTGTAG
- a CDS encoding DUF6588 family protein, whose translation MKIKILIVLIALAGFKFSKAQSDVADLLRFGTHDGNLLIEAYTEPYGKGLGVGMNNSWYYTAETHKLWGFDLAFSISAFKVPGSDKTFDVNELGLKYVYAQDGQNMASTAAGSGDGVSLYYDAEINGQTTPIEYFSTPGGSGVDVVPVPIIQATFGLLPNTDVILRYVPKVKFEIDNEDAEAGLWGLGLKHNIRESLPVIKHLPLDIALFGAYSNISGESAIDFDYTVYGVPNPAGYVQDPNQKGEFATKNMKYGLIVSKKIAVITFFASVTGNSSKTTFDILGKYPVPDPEKLGTDFTNIEDLLVNAMIEEEDPIALSYKDNYMGIDAGFRLKLSFFSLFGSISKANYVSYNGGISFGFR comes from the coding sequence ATGAAAATAAAAATTCTTATTGTACTGATAGCTCTGGCGGGCTTTAAATTTTCTAAAGCCCAATCGGATGTAGCAGATTTGTTACGTTTTGGAACGCATGATGGCAATCTGTTGATTGAGGCATACACCGAACCTTATGGGAAAGGTCTTGGTGTAGGGATGAATAATTCGTGGTACTATACGGCCGAAACACATAAACTGTGGGGATTTGACCTGGCTTTCTCGATTAGTGCGTTTAAAGTTCCCGGGTCGGATAAAACATTCGATGTAAATGAGCTGGGATTGAAATATGTGTATGCGCAGGACGGACAGAATATGGCATCTACCGCTGCCGGTAGTGGCGATGGTGTGAGTTTGTATTATGATGCTGAGATTAATGGTCAGACCACTCCGATCGAATATTTTTCTACTCCCGGAGGTAGTGGTGTTGATGTTGTTCCGGTTCCGATAATTCAGGCAACATTCGGTTTGTTACCTAATACCGATGTAATATTACGTTACGTGCCTAAAGTAAAGTTTGAGATTGATAACGAAGATGCAGAAGCCGGCCTTTGGGGGCTAGGCTTGAAGCATAATATTCGCGAGTCGCTGCCGGTTATCAAACATTTACCGCTGGATATTGCTCTTTTTGGGGCGTATTCGAATATTAGTGGTGAGTCAGCAATCGATTTCGACTATACTGTTTACGGTGTTCCAAACCCTGCAGGATATGTACAGGATCCGAATCAAAAAGGAGAATTTGCAACCAAAAATATGAAGTATGGCTTAATCGTTTCGAAAAAAATTGCGGTCATTACATTTTTTGCCTCAGTTACCGGTAACTCCAGTAAAACCACATTTGATATTTTGGGAAAATACCCGGTTCCGGATCCGGAAAAGTTGGGCACGGATTTTACAAACATAGAAGATTTGTTGGTTAATGCCATGATTGAGGAGGAAGATCCGATTGCTTTGAGTTATAAAGATAATTACATGGGAATTGATGCAGGCTTTCGATTAAAGTTGTCATTTTTCAGCCTGTTTGGCTCCATCAGTAAAGCCAATTATGTAAGTTATAATGGCGGCATTAGTTTCGGATTCCGTTAA
- a CDS encoding GNAT family N-acetyltransferase produces MAIKKLDSIFRPKRIALVGVSNNPDSVGGITLRNLVGGGFNGVVYPVNPRREAVFGIPCYPDVKSLPKTPDLAVIMTAAETVPQLVRDCGEAGIHGVIIMSAGFKEAGDVGKKLEEQVKAEKAKFPDMRIVGPNCLGILVPGLNMNVSFASAMPKKGHVAFISQSGALCTSVLDWAYESNIGFSNFVSIGNSMDVSFGDLIDYFGQDPNTKSIVLYVESIVNARTFMSAARAFSREKPIIVYKSGRFPESAAAAASHTGAMASEDSVYDAVFRRAGLARVFEFGNIFDFTDLVGRKRIPKGNRLAIVTNAGGPGVMATDSLLSMGGSLVKLSEETMQKLNDYLPSFWSHGNPVDVLGDATPERFARAAEIVLEDKEVDAVLVLLTPQAMTDPTATAKAIANMSKNTTKSIMTSWLGGAAMHEGIQILNQNGISNYPAPEQAIRAFMTLSDYSENQQMLYETPREVPVSFQYDRNELRQKYLTQVFPKAKVLNEDDSKMLVNDYGIDTTHPTPASTEDEAVKIAEEKGYPVVLKIYSPDIIHKSDVGGVALNIENEEMVRATFRNMVKMAAEKRPEAKIEGITVQKMVDTRDGIELIVGTKKDPIFGTVMLVGMGGTTAELFKDQRLEFPPLNEHLARQMLKSLKLYPLLKGWRGDAPKNIDKLIEVLIRMSYLAADYPEIEELDINPLIVTPKDVIALDARIVVDEELLTTPVKEYSHLIMRPYPESLIKEATLRDGTPITLRPIRPEDEPRWLELLGSCSKESIYHRFRYDFYFDSHEVASQFCFIDYDREIAIVAEHEKEDGKKELIGVGRLIADPDVEIMEYAVLITDKWQKKELGFTLTSYCLEIAKSRGIKKLAAETTRDNKPMISVFRKLNFKIRFNEDTTVTVNKDLELN; encoded by the coding sequence ATGGCTATAAAAAAACTAGATAGTATTTTCCGACCAAAACGAATTGCCCTGGTTGGAGTCTCAAATAATCCCGACAGTGTTGGCGGGATCACCTTACGAAATTTGGTGGGAGGAGGATTTAACGGCGTGGTCTACCCGGTAAATCCGCGGCGCGAAGCCGTTTTTGGAATTCCATGCTACCCCGATGTAAAAAGCCTGCCCAAAACTCCCGATCTGGCTGTTATTATGACAGCAGCAGAAACTGTTCCTCAATTGGTTCGTGACTGTGGCGAGGCCGGTATTCACGGGGTAATTATCATGTCGGCCGGTTTTAAAGAGGCTGGTGATGTGGGTAAAAAGCTGGAAGAACAGGTAAAAGCAGAAAAAGCTAAATTCCCCGATATGCGAATCGTTGGCCCCAACTGCCTTGGTATTTTAGTACCTGGATTAAACATGAATGTTAGTTTTGCATCGGCCATGCCGAAAAAAGGACACGTTGCATTTATTTCACAATCGGGTGCGCTTTGTACTTCCGTTCTCGACTGGGCTTACGAATCCAATATCGGCTTTTCCAATTTCGTTTCCATCGGTAATTCCATGGACGTGAGTTTTGGCGATCTGATCGATTATTTTGGACAAGATCCGAATACCAAATCCATTGTGCTTTATGTGGAGTCGATTGTAAACGCACGTACTTTTATGTCGGCAGCAAGGGCATTTTCACGCGAAAAGCCGATTATCGTTTACAAATCAGGTCGCTTTCCTGAATCTGCAGCAGCCGCAGCTTCACACACCGGTGCGATGGCCTCTGAAGATTCGGTTTACGACGCCGTATTCCGAAGGGCAGGTTTGGCAAGGGTTTTCGAATTTGGAAACATCTTCGATTTTACCGATCTGGTAGGCCGTAAACGTATTCCTAAAGGTAACCGGCTGGCAATTGTTACAAATGCCGGTGGTCCGGGTGTAATGGCTACCGATTCGCTGCTTTCAATGGGTGGAAGCCTGGTAAAACTGTCGGAAGAAACCATGCAGAAATTAAACGATTACCTGCCCTCATTCTGGTCGCACGGTAATCCGGTTGATGTGCTGGGAGATGCTACTCCGGAAAGATTTGCAAGAGCTGCAGAAATAGTTTTGGAAGACAAAGAAGTGGATGCCGTTTTGGTATTGTTAACTCCTCAGGCAATGACTGATCCAACAGCCACGGCAAAGGCCATTGCAAATATGTCGAAAAATACAACGAAGTCGATTATGACATCGTGGCTGGGAGGAGCTGCCATGCACGAAGGTATTCAAATCCTCAACCAAAATGGTATTTCGAACTACCCTGCCCCTGAGCAGGCCATTCGCGCATTTATGACACTTTCTGATTATTCCGAAAACCAGCAAATGTTATACGAAACGCCACGTGAGGTACCTGTTTCGTTTCAGTACGACCGTAACGAGCTTCGCCAAAAATACCTGACTCAGGTATTCCCAAAAGCAAAAGTGTTAAACGAGGACGATTCGAAAATGCTGGTTAACGATTACGGTATCGACACTACGCACCCAACCCCGGCGTCTACCGAAGATGAAGCGGTAAAAATTGCCGAAGAAAAAGGCTATCCGGTGGTGCTGAAAATATACTCGCCTGATATCATTCATAAATCGGATGTTGGCGGCGTGGCACTGAATATTGAAAACGAAGAGATGGTGCGGGCCACTTTCCGGAACATGGTAAAAATGGCAGCTGAAAAACGCCCTGAGGCCAAAATCGAGGGTATTACCGTACAAAAAATGGTAGATACAAGAGACGGAATCGAACTGATTGTAGGAACCAAAAAAGACCCTATTTTCGGAACAGTAATGCTGGTTGGAATGGGCGGCACAACCGCCGAATTGTTTAAAGATCAACGTTTAGAGTTCCCTCCTTTAAACGAGCATCTGGCCCGCCAAATGCTTAAGTCGCTAAAACTTTATCCGCTGCTGAAAGGCTGGCGTGGCGATGCTCCTAAAAACATCGATAAATTGATCGAGGTACTTATTCGCATGTCGTACCTGGCTGCTGATTACCCCGAAATTGAAGAGCTGGATATAAATCCGCTTATTGTTACACCAAAAGATGTGATTGCGCTTGATGCCCGGATTGTTGTTGATGAAGAATTGTTGACAACACCGGTAAAAGAATACTCGCACCTGATAATGCGCCCCTACCCGGAAAGCCTTATCAAGGAAGCGACTTTACGCGATGGAACACCAATTACGCTGCGCCCTATTCGCCCCGAAGACGAACCAAGGTGGCTTGAATTGCTTGGAAGTTGTTCGAAAGAATCCATATACCACCGTTTCCGTTACGACTTTTATTTCGATTCGCACGAAGTGGCTTCGCAGTTCTGTTTTATCGATTACGACCGCGAAATTGCCATTGTTGCCGAACACGAAAAAGAAGATGGTAAAAAAGAGCTGATCGGTGTTGGACGATTGATTGCCGACCCCGATGTGGAAATTATGGAATACGCGGTGTTGATTACCGATAAGTGGCAGAAGAAGGAGCTAGGATTTACATTGACCAGCTACTGCCTTGAAATTGCCAAATCGCGCGGAATTAAAAAGCTGGCGGCCGAAACCACACGCGACAATAAACCGATGATCTCTGTTTTCCGGAAACTGAATTTTAAGATCCGATTTAACGAAGACACCACTGTAACGGTAAACAAGGATCTGGAGCTGAATTAA
- a CDS encoding alcohol dehydrogenase catalytic domain-containing protein: MKAAVLTKYNQVEWKEVEKPACKPGEVLIKVNFGCICGSDQHIHTGEFHPRTTLPLIMGHEFGGVVAEVGEGVNGWQVGDKVAPDPIIWCGKCPACLKGHFPACTSLKLIGIDMDGGFCEYVSLPPSMLYKVPANIPDEHVALVEVLSIGCHAKNRANVQENDSIVIWGSGKIGLCILQAVRTVTNNTVFMVDILDERLAIGPKYYDNVIPINAKKEDPVERIKDETDGKGVDIAFEAVGHPEEIEDGVNPITGCIRSIVGGGKVCVLGLAAEPTSVVFRELIWKEGTIVTSRVSHGEFAEAIDHLKNNRLKPEALISKTLHGSETQKGFEILKKDPAKNIKILLDFNAV; the protein is encoded by the coding sequence ATGAAAGCAGCAGTTCTTACAAAATACAACCAGGTTGAATGGAAGGAGGTTGAAAAACCGGCCTGCAAACCGGGAGAAGTTTTAATAAAAGTAAACTTTGGCTGTATTTGCGGCAGCGACCAGCATATTCACACCGGTGAGTTTCATCCGCGGACAACACTTCCGCTAATTATGGGACACGAATTCGGTGGCGTTGTTGCCGAAGTGGGCGAAGGAGTTAACGGCTGGCAGGTGGGCGATAAAGTTGCCCCCGACCCTATTATCTGGTGCGGTAAATGCCCCGCTTGTTTAAAAGGCCATTTCCCGGCATGTACCAGCCTAAAACTAATCGGCATTGATATGGACGGCGGTTTTTGCGAATACGTTTCACTGCCTCCCTCGATGTTGTATAAAGTGCCGGCAAATATACCCGACGAGCACGTGGCGCTGGTTGAAGTTTTAAGTATTGGTTGCCATGCCAAAAACCGTGCAAACGTTCAGGAAAACGACAGCATTGTGATTTGGGGTTCGGGCAAAATTGGCTTGTGTATTTTGCAGGCTGTTCGTACGGTTACCAACAATACCGTTTTTATGGTTGATATTCTTGATGAACGGCTGGCAATCGGGCCAAAATACTACGACAATGTGATTCCGATAAATGCAAAAAAAGAAGATCCTGTTGAACGTATAAAAGATGAAACCGATGGAAAAGGTGTTGATATAGCTTTTGAAGCGGTTGGACACCCCGAAGAAATTGAGGATGGTGTAAATCCAATAACAGGCTGTATTCGTTCGATTGTTGGAGGTGGAAAAGTTTGCGTGCTGGGATTGGCAGCCGAACCAACTTCAGTTGTATTTCGTGAACTGATATGGAAAGAAGGAACCATTGTAACTTCGCGCGTTAGCCATGGCGAATTTGCCGAAGCCATTGACCACCTGAAAAACAACCGACTAAAACCAGAAGCACTGATATCAAAAACATTACACGGATCTGAAACCCAAAAAGGTTTTGAAATTTTAAAGAAAGATCCGGCTAAAAACATAAAAATATTACTTGATTTCAACGCCGTTTAA